GAAATATAGATGGCTGCAAATCATAAAGTTCTGGTCATCGATGATGAACCTGAAATAACCGATATTATCAAAGCGTTTCTGTCTAATGCCGGTTATATAGTAGAAGTTGAAAATTCCCCGGTTGAGAGTTTGACAAAGGCTCAAAGCTTTAAACCGGATGTAATCCTTCTTGATATTATGATGCCGGTGATGGATGGTTATGAGGTTTGTTCAAAGATTAAAAATGATTCCCGGCTTGCCGACACACCTGTGTTGTTTCTAACCGGAAAGGATGCCAAAGACGACTCGGGCATGTCATTCCAATCCGGAGGCGATCTTTTTATCAAAAAACCGTTCTCATGTGAAAGACTTCTGAACATGGTGAAAATGGTTTTAATATCAGTTAATAAATAACATCACTACTGTCCGGCCTTTTGTCCGCCTTAGGCGGATGCTATAATGATGTCATTCC
The DNA window shown above is from Candidatus Zixiibacteriota bacterium and carries:
- a CDS encoding response regulator; amino-acid sequence: MAANHKVLVIDDEPEITDIIKAFLSNAGYIVEVENSPVESLTKAQSFKPDVILLDIMMPVMDGYEVCSKIKNDSRLADTPVLFLTGKDAKDDSGMSFQSGGDLFIKKPFSCERLLNMVKMVLISVNK